From the genome of Takifugu rubripes chromosome 10, fTakRub1.2, whole genome shotgun sequence:
TCTGTCCCTCATCGTGCTGGAGACACCCACAAATGCAAGGAGGAACCATGAGGAACACACTGCTGAATATGTTGGCTACCCTGATGTGGGTGCTGACTGCCTGCGCTGAAGTTGTTCCTGTACAAAACTTTGACCTAGAGAAGGTAGGAAAGACATTCCTAAAGGTGTTACTTAATGCAGGAGATCTAGTTTTGCACATCTAACATCTTTGGTGTCTCTCATAGATGACAGGCAAGTGGTTCACAGCTGGATTTGCCAGTAATGCTCAGTGGTTTGTCAACCACAAGGCATCAATGAAGATGGGCACTGCAACGCTAACGCCTACTGAAGGAGGGGACATCGACCTCTCTTACACCACCCTGAAGTGAGTGATTCATAAACAGCTGTTTCAGCCTCTGAAGATTCCTAATTTACAATTAATAAATTGTCCCCCTTGTTCTCTTGTAGTGCTGATGGAAGCTGCTGGAGAATGACTCACCTAGCTAAGAAAACCGACACCCCGGGGCGCTTCACCTTCCACAGCCAGGGTGAgctaaacacacattttcacccCCCAGATCCTCAAAGCTCCAGCAGACTAAtccatctgtttctgttctCAGTTTGGAACAATGACAATGACATGCGCATCGTGGATGCCGTGTATGATGAATACGCTTTGGTGCACACTGTTAAGACGAAAGAAGGGGTGTCTCAGGTCCTCAATAAGCTTTACAGTAAGTCTTGCTTTATCATACTTTGCAAATTCTAATGCAAAAAGTCAAATGTGTTCCAAAAACCTGGGTCAAAAGATACAGATCCCACCTTTGTGGAGccataacatttaaaaatggtttGAGTTCATGAATTAATATTAATCCTAAAGGAATTATCAGTTTTCATCTACTAAATATGTACCGCAAAGCTCGAGGCTCAAGGTCCTGACAACCATGCTGAGATTCAAAGATTACAACTGTCCATTGTGTGTTTCAGCTCGTAGTCCAGAAGCAAGCGACGATCTGAAGCAGAAGTTCACACAGTTCTCCCTGGACACCGGAATCCTCTCTGACAACATTGCCTTCTTCCCTAGGAATGGTATGAGGCAGGGACCCTGCAGTTAtttctctttgtgtttgaaAGGATTTATAACAACCTCTATATCTGTCTTCTAACAGCTGAGTGTCCTGAGGCTTGAGGAGCCCCCATCCTCCATCACTTTCCTGCGTCTCTCAATATTTGTCAGAACTGCAAAACTGCACTAAAGACAGTTGAATTATCAGCTACTTCAATAACAACTACTCACCAAAGATCAATATTAACTGTGACTCTGCTCTCTGTCAGCAGACTtgtgagacacaggtgagggaTCACGTGACTATGAGGGCAGTCATTACTTTTGTACAAGAATGTATTTTGTAGCTGCTCTTGTTATTTAAATGagccaaataaaaaacaaaacaaaataaacaatcaCCACCCATGATCctagtctgtaattattgttcaCTAACAAGGGTGCACAACAGGCTGCTTTTGAAGGCTACAATGATTGTAAAGATCTAATAGCCACATTTTATGGTGCCTGTAAAACCTTAAATGtgcacacaaaaaaatgtgTGCACATACACAAGAAATTAACAtattaaaatatacattttcaaTTATGTTTCAGGGTCTCTCAACACCATAAATAATACTGGGTCAGTGAAAAATTCTTTAGATGATCTTGTTCATGCATGCGAATAAAGTAATAAAACTAGATCCAGAAAATTTACAAGTTTTGACCATTTGGAGTCCTGCAAAATTAAGCACGAATCTGGCACACAGACTCTGGGGTGAAAGATCAAACACTCTTTATTTAATTAACAGAACTTGAATCAGAAAATATGAGTAATGATTCTGTCTGGTCAAGATGAGAAAgccattttcacattttaatgtcTTATCAACGTGTGCTCCGTGTTCATGTATAGTCTGAACAATCTAATTATATGTAAACGGAAAGTCATGTCTGCCTGTATGGTTGTGATGTGTTGGCAGAGGAACTCCTTTGAGGCTGCAGCAAAAGGATGGTCATCTATAGTTAGCACTCAGCCGCAATGCAGGAAATCACTCATGCTAATGCTATGTCATGTGGCGGCAGTTTGACCGACCTTAAGACAGACGGAAATTAAATTTAGAGTAATTAAATGAAGCAGGTGTTTGTATATTCTATGGCAAAcatcaaaaagaacaaaatggtgAAAAAGATGTGACAGATTTGGAAGTTACAGTTTAGTGgcagcagcctcctctttcTTATCCTGATGCCTCATAAATGACAAACACAAGCTTCAGGAGGAAATTTAACCTTAAACGCAGCACCGCTGAAATCAGGATTCTGGTGTATGACGTCGCGTGGTCGGGGCAAGGCCGCCTGGCTCCACACCTAAAAGGCACAGTGCATTACCCAGTTGCTCTGTTGTTGACCTACCCCAGATCTTCAATAACAGCAGACATTTTGAGAAGAAGTTTCCCTTTCCTCCATCATAATTCATGATTGAGTTGAGTGCATCGGTAGTATTTAGGCAAGTTGTTTGAGTGGACCTGCGCGACTGTCTTGCTTCCGTCCTAACAGTATCTAACAGTAGTatatgcagacagacagacagacagacagacagacagacagacagactcacacacacacacacacacacacacacacacacacacacgtcatccTGAGATGTAAACAATATCAAAAAGTCAAATATATTATGAACCAAACCATAAAGGATGTAAGACTTGAGTGTTTGGCAAGGAAACAAAGAGTAAAGGCTCCTGGTTTCACTcaagaaacaaagaagaagcTGCCGTGCTAAGGTGAACCAACCTGATGATTACCCATCATGCTCTCTGCCCTTCCCTTAGATAGCAATGACTCATTTAAACGAATCTCATACGATTTAAACATGAAACTCTATAATTCATAGTGCTTCTTTGTGTAGAATGCAGTGGAGACATCATTGTAATATAGATCTGAAATTTCTCAATAATTATTGTGTGAATTCTCTCTCTTAAGAACCCTctagagaaaaaaggaaaaacacaaaatattggATTTACAAAGTCACTTTTGGCATCTGTATTCAACTCTATATTACCACAATAGTAGAGATGGCGTGTGGTCTGACAGATGAGTAACAACACAAGGATTTGGTATGTTGATCTGacatttttgttaaaaaaacTGAAACTGCCAATAAATCTGAGCTATCACATCACCCAGTAAGTATAATTATTTGTCATATACAGTATTCAAAGGACTCCTGAAAACCCCCAAGCACGATACAAAGGACAAGCTGGTTAGTATATACATAGACAGTTTTtacagctgtgctctgttgcaTAAttgtctctctcttctttctaaAACTCTGAATATACacgtaaaaaaagaagaaaacaaaagaaaagttttttttttacaaggcTCCCCTATCGCTGCTCTCTCTGAGAGATTGTCCATCTTTTACACCATGTCATTAGTTACTATGGAAATAATCTCCATCTCCGTGGAAACGGACGCATCCTCCTTCCGAGTCTTTTTTCAGTTAAATGAACCACTCTTTCTTCGATTCGTCGATGGTTTCCGGGTTGTCGGTGCCGATGATGGCCGTGTCCGCCGACTCCGCTGCAGACTCACCGCTGCCTTTGGCTTCGTTGGTGTGGTAGGTGCCTTTGTGGCGGAACATGTAGCGGATGAGGAACACCAGAGTACACAGGATAGTGAAGATCACCACTGCAATGATGCCTGCAGAGAATTCACACAGTTGGCGAGTTTTCAAACTTCTGCTTATAAATGTGTTGTTGTTGGTTAATCCATTATAGTGAACAGACTTTAGGtcctttcttccttccaaaGGCTTCTGAAAGATCCATCTAGTGGCCAAGTAACAAACAGTGTTTTCCTGGTCCTTCCTGTGGGAGCCACCATGGCTGTGACCCGCTCCCGAGCTTGGTACAGCCAGCAGttacattataaataaaatatctaCAAGTCAGAGGACACCTAATGTTCATGTGATTCTGGCATATTAGGATGCAAATGTAGCTTTAAGGTGGGTGTTGAGCTTGCTGAAGCACCCTCTGTTGGATGAAGAAGTGCTAATTGTTACCAAATTCTATGAATGCTGCATTGTTTCCCCTCACCTTTGTGTTTTGTGCTTTTtgtccataaataaataaaatgtcttaCTATTGTCGAAAAAAAAGCCTCTAAAATAATTTTCTGTGAGCATTGTTAACCTTTATCAATATTAACCAAACAGCATAGCAAAGCTGACATCCACTGCTTGTTGAAGGAGCATTTCCTAACTGCTGTGAGGTGAAGAGTAGACCGAGGTGCCCCTGGACTCAGCTACACTGCAGTCCTCTCAGATTAACTCGGCTTTCTGAGCAGGTGGAGAACTGTCAGAGAAGTTAGACTAAACCTTCCTTTAACTTCTTGCAGTAAAAAACACAGGATATATTTCATTTTACCTCCAATTATGGCTGAGTCTCTGTTGACCCCATCAGGAATCACTCTTTCCTCATTGAAGGGAAATTCTGCATCTGAAGGTATAAAAACATCCCAGTGAGTCCAATCATTTCTGTGGTAAAGGAGACGGTTACATTATATGTATGTCTCCACTTCATATACGGGTTTCATTTGTAAATTGAGCTTCTACACATGGTCCCTAAATGCAGACATGCATCCTCCAACcccccaacaacaaacaacccatatcagctctttctgctgctgACATCATCAAACTCTCCAGAGGTAAAACGTGAGCAACAAAGACGGAAGAaagtaaaaaccaaaccaaTGTGAACACTGAGTGATTGAAGGGGTAGTTGCACCATAAATTTaagttttatttacttttgttttaataaacGCCTCTTATGGTTGGACTGGCTCAATAATTGGCCATCAGATCAATATTTAACGTCCACGTTAGCATTTTCTGGATGTTTCACGCATAAATCAATGTCATTATTGGCGTGCTGGCCCTTTCTAAAGGCCATCTGGAATAATTCTCACCTGTGCTGTCCAGATGCCAGGGATCTGTTGCGGCTGACATTGGCGGGATGGTGAGGGGTGAGGCCCCACAGTTGGATTCCACTAGTTTGCCCTGGTAAGACACTGGCGAGGCTGCCGCAGGTTGCGTCTCTGTCGGTGTTGTCTGGGCCTGTGAGGGGCCTCTCAGCGCGGACTTGATGGGGGCGATCCCGTTGAACTGAACCCGCGACAGGCAGCCGATGAAGCCCGGGGTGTTGTACTGCTCGATGAGCAGCGGGTCTACGTGTCCagtttctgtgtggagacacGGGTTTGGAGACGAGCTGGAATTACTAGCCGGTTTTCCTGGCTCCATCCGGTAACTGAGCTCAAAGCAGCCTAAGGTGACTTGAATCTCCACTGTGTTACAGTGGTAGGACAATTTTAAAAGAGCAAATCCAGTTCCCGGACACATTGGTACAAAAGAAAGCTTGCCTTGACTTTTCAGAAGAGGTCTAACCACAAATATTCTGGGATGTTCTGTGACTGCTGCACTAACTGAACAATGGCAGCTTCCTTGAGCCTCTGTTCAAAGAATCATTATTCAGTAGCATTGGGCAGCATTTCCTGTGCTTGGCATATTGAAAATATGATagaaaacctttattttcattGTGCTGCTTCTTTGGAGATAAGGTGGTTCTATTaatgctttttcctttttggggGGTTATTTTGACCTTCACCTGACCTTCACCATCTGCAGTGTTGAATTGgatgagtgtgcgtgtgtgtgtgtttgaagatTGATCCAGTTTTTACATGCATGGGTGTTCTGTTGTGCCACACCCAAAGTGAACAGAGCAGCTGTTTGGAcagcgctccctctctctctatctctgtgcctgcgtgtatatgtgtgtgtgtgagttaatAAATTATGTTATCGTAGATGATTGGGATTTTGAGCATCTGGACATGGTTATAATTCAATTCCTCCGTGATGATTCCATTTGGACGGGTCCAAAATCAGAGCGTGTACGTGTACACTATTGAGTGTGCTGCCAGGAATAGCGCTGCGATAATCCTGACTATGCAAATATTTTTCTTACATCCGACTCATTCAGCTTGTTCATGCTGGTCAGCCTTTTGTCTTTGCAGAAGAAtatgaaaaatgtgtgtgtatgtgtgtgtgaatgacatgcagagacacacatgACAGTTTTGCAGCGAGGTGAATCCAGATAGCAACAGTCCAGTGGAGCCAGTGCATCAGTAAGGTCCCCCGTGTGTCTGAACATGTGCTGATCACTACAAAGACATGTTTATGAATACTAATCAGCTCTGAGCCATGTGTGGAGCTGCTCTGCATCCATGCAGCCACAGAACACAGCATCCCTTAAAACCACCTAGTAGTTAAAGGCCATGACAAACAAAAACTATTAAAAATCATCTGTTTATGGTTGGAATCATTAATCCCAGATGGATCAATACCAGCAACAGCTCCTCACACCAAGATATTGATTGGGAAATAACTAATAATGCTTCAATTCCAATGAGAAATAATGAAAAGTACCATCACAGAtgattaaaatcaaaacaaagacaggcacgcacacgcacgcacgcgcgcgcgcacacacacacacacacgcaattgCACTTTCAAACATGCAGGGGGACTAACAAAATGGTCAGCAACATCCAATGAATAATTCAAAGGTTGAACAGACCAGCAGGAGGAAAATTAAATTGTTCTATCTTTTTGGGTGGGGTGAAGGgatgtgtaagtgtgtgtgtgtgtatgtgtgtgtgcagaagagAAGGTGATGAAGGCTGATGACACAGAAGGGCAGGGTAGAGGAGATCAAACAGTTGTCATGGCAACGGATGGAAGCTGGTGCATGGGTGGGGGGTGTTAGTGAAGGTATGATGCATTCGAGACACAGAATGACTGTTAATGTCAATGCCTCAATCTTTGTGATGACTTTAGCAgtacacactgatacacacctAGTCGTCATgtttttaggtttgttttttttaaaagaattcgCCTCAAACTTAAGCATCTTGACTTTGCTGCAAAGTCTGACAACAAAGTAAAATTAATAAAAGTAAAGCAACTTTTTCAGTGCTTGAGTTCAAGTGCAACAATCTTTAAAAACAATTGGAACTGAAATCAAAAAcaggctcctggatgaggacatGGGTGATGATAATGGTaaacaaaaagaacaataaTAGTTATGGGCATGCAATGTCGGGTGTATTCATCTGTATCACCTCTCACTTCTCTCTTTAACTATAACACATTTTGCAAAGGTCAAGCCAAAAACATTATCCAAACAGACCAGCAAATTTTGAAattcctgtcctgtccttgACTGACACACACTGGAATTCTGGGACAATTCAGCTGCAAACACTCGttggaaatacatttttttcttgatttccATCCAAAAACCTGCTTTAAATCAATGTGGAATAACAGAGACTGGAACTGAATTATTCCTTCAAGCATGCATGAGACTGCATACAAATAACTACACACAGGTACGtgcagatacacacaaacatgcacacacatgcagcagacaGTAATTACCTCTGTAGTTCGTCTTTACACAGAATATAAAACAAACCagcctgtttcctgttgttcCTCCTTTCTGATATGTGGATCCTTAAAGACCTACAGTGACAAGcatccccctctctctatcAGTCCTaacctccctctcttcctctctgtctctctctccctctgcagtgCAGTCAACCCCCGCTctcaagcagcagctgcagaaaaccTGGATACTGGATTCACAATGGTGTGGATTcaggattcacacacacacacacacacacacacacacacacacacacaaacacacacacacacacacacacacacacacacacacacacacacagcctccttGGGTCTGGATGTCCTTCAGATTTCTATGTGCTACTTTGCTTAACTGGTGCACAGGCATTCTCCACATGGCTGATAAAGGATTTGGGTCAGAACATCATGGAACGCTGTCTTGTGGATCCTTTAGCAGGTCTTCAGGCGGCATCATCTGCATGAGGCTGTTTACCAAAACATTAAAACTCAAAGTCTTCCATACGGAATCACAgagttttacatttgaaaacatTCAACTGTGCTCCTAAATGTTCCTAATGATCCAGTGTCAACGTGCATGATACATTGCCGCATGTGCCTGTTAAGACAATTCTTTGTTATACAGTTGAAGTAAACAAGACCCTGCAGCTTTCCAGCAGCTCTTGTGTACATGGAGGCAACTTTGTCTGCAAAGAAATCCAATAGTGTGTAGTAGAGATGATAAACAATTGGATTAGAGGCATTAGCAGATACACACACGCTCAGACCCAGTCACTGCTTGTACTATTGTACTACTTATGTCAGATGGGGGCGTAAAGGTCAAGGTCACAATAGTGTGCACATCCAAATAAAACAGAAGCAAGAGAGAAAATCACATTTAGGTGGAATTTGGATGCCTGTGCAAGTCGGCTGAGTTGTAATGATCACTGTCACCTTCTGACATGGGTTTAGCTTGAAATctcttcctacacacacacacacacacacacacacacacacacacacacacacacacacacacacacacacacacatatccttCCAACTCAGCATACATAACTGCAAAAGCACAAAGTGCCAACTCATCCCTGCATCCGATAAAGCACATCATATATACATCGTTGCCATTGCACAACAGAACACCCTAAACCTCTGCATTCTGGATTAACCTCTAGAgaacattattttatttgaacTGTGCTCCTGTCTTTGCTTTGTTTCTGGTGTTTTGGCAGCTTTggtgccacagacagacagatcaggGGGAGAGTGGAAGTGACATCGCTGTCAGCCGTGAGGATGAAACACAGTCTC
Proteins encoded in this window:
- the LOC101063432 gene encoding lipocalin-like yields the protein MQGGTMRNTLLNMLATLMWVLTACAEVVPVQNFDLEKMTGKWFTAGFASNAQWFVNHKASMKMGTATLTPTEGGDIDLSYTTLNADGSCWRMTHLAKKTDTPGRFTFHSQVWNNDNDMRIVDAVYDEYALVHTVKTKEGVSQVLNKLYTRSPEASDDLKQKFTQFSLDTGILSDNIAFFPRNAECPEA